One Marinibacterium anthonyi genomic region harbors:
- the cytR_1 gene encoding HTH-type transcriptional repressor CytR has protein sequence MGDKRIRNMEEFATVSGISRPTLSKYFHDPTSVRKSTRERIEGALEEFDYRPNLFAINQNRKLTKIIGIIVPYLADPFFAEMVRLIERQCIDAGYWPAIFSAHGQTDLENNALATLASLRPAGALIAPLGRSSDIEAVERFTQEVPTVVFDSNVKVGKAFVGLDNVQSITMIVDYLCRTGEPPCFFEMPPVNPNANKRREAYTMAMERLGHDPKVIQAKGGTWDFEQIGLEGGIQLISDRSLPSDTVLCSNDRLAIGLIAAAYQKGLRVGHGPGCALRIAGHDDHPWSRFTCPPLTTVAQDYKAIAEGSVHTLFDIIEGKEIEGERPEQYFEGRLVLRDSA, from the coding sequence ATGGGTGACAAGCGGATCAGGAATATGGAGGAATTCGCGACGGTTAGCGGAATATCCCGCCCGACGTTGTCGAAATACTTCCACGACCCCACGAGCGTCCGGAAGTCCACGCGCGAGCGCATCGAAGGCGCCCTGGAAGAGTTCGACTACCGCCCCAACCTGTTTGCGATAAACCAGAATCGGAAGCTGACGAAGATCATCGGGATCATCGTGCCCTACCTGGCCGACCCGTTCTTCGCCGAGATGGTCCGCCTGATCGAACGGCAGTGCATCGATGCCGGCTACTGGCCCGCGATCTTCAGCGCCCATGGCCAGACCGACCTGGAAAACAACGCATTGGCGACATTGGCGTCGCTGCGTCCGGCGGGCGCCCTGATCGCGCCACTGGGGCGCAGTTCGGATATCGAGGCGGTCGAACGGTTCACCCAGGAGGTGCCGACCGTCGTCTTCGACAGCAACGTGAAAGTCGGTAAAGCTTTTGTCGGGCTCGATAATGTCCAGAGTATCACGATGATCGTGGATTACCTGTGCCGCACCGGCGAACCGCCCTGCTTCTTCGAGATGCCCCCGGTGAACCCCAACGCCAACAAGCGGCGCGAAGCCTACACGATGGCGATGGAGCGGCTGGGTCACGACCCCAAGGTGATCCAGGCCAAGGGCGGGACCTGGGACTTCGAACAGATCGGACTGGAGGGCGGCATCCAGCTGATCTCGGACCGGAGCCTGCCGTCGGACACGGTGCTGTGTTCCAATGACCGGCTGGCGATCGGCCTGATCGCCGCCGCCTACCAGAAGGGACTGCGTGTCGGCCACGGTCCCGGATGCGCGCTGCGAATCGCCGGGCATGACGACCATCCCTGGTCCCGATTCACCTGCCCGCCGCTGACCACCGTCGCACAGGATTACAAGGCGATCGCCGAGGGAAGCGTGCACACGTTATTCGATATCATCGAGGGCAAGGAAATCGAAGGCGAGCGCCCCGAACAATATTTCGAGGGACGACTGGTGCTTAGGGACTCCGCCTGA
- the sugB_2 gene encoding Trehalose transport system permease protein SugB, with amino-acid sequence MARAVSTPRKTITTLVAGLLGLMMFFPVLWIVILSLKSEGDAIKAPLEILFNTHWTTEAYSAVQARSDYFKHFTNSVVISLGSTILGLVIAIPAAWAMAFVPGPRTKDVLMWMLSTKMLPPVGVLVPIYLIFRDLGILDSRVGLVFVLMMINLPIIIWMLYTYFREIPGEILEAARMDGASLREEVIYVLTPMAIPGMASTVLLNVILAWNEAFWTLNLTAAKAAPLTAFIASYSSPEGLFYAKLSAASVMAIAPILIMGWFSQKQLVRGLTFGAVK; translated from the coding sequence ATGGCACGCGCCGTATCGACACCCCGCAAGACGATCACCACCCTCGTCGCCGGCCTGCTTGGCCTGATGATGTTCTTCCCGGTGCTCTGGATCGTCATCCTGTCGCTGAAATCCGAAGGCGACGCGATCAAGGCCCCGCTGGAGATCCTGTTCAACACCCACTGGACCACCGAAGCTTACAGCGCCGTGCAGGCGCGGTCGGATTACTTCAAGCATTTCACCAATTCGGTGGTGATCTCGCTGGGCTCGACCATCCTGGGGCTGGTCATCGCGATCCCGGCAGCCTGGGCCATGGCCTTTGTGCCCGGTCCGCGCACCAAGGACGTGCTGATGTGGATGCTGTCGACCAAGATGCTGCCACCCGTCGGCGTGCTGGTCCCCATCTACCTGATCTTCCGCGATCTCGGCATTCTCGACAGCCGCGTGGGCCTGGTGTTCGTGCTGATGATGATCAACCTGCCGATCATCATCTGGATGCTTTACACCTATTTCCGCGAGATCCCGGGCGAGATCCTGGAAGCGGCCCGCATGGATGGGGCGTCGCTGCGGGAAGAGGTCATATACGTGCTGACGCCGATGGCGATCCCGGGCATGGCCTCGACCGTGCTGCTGAACGTGATCCTGGCCTGGAACGAAGCCTTCTGGACGCTGAACCTGACGGCCGCCAAGGCGGCGCCGCTCACGGCCTTCATCGCCAGCTATTCCAGCCCCGAAGGGCTGTTTTACGCGAAACTTTCGGCGGCCTCGGTCATGGCCATCGCGCCGATCCTCATCATGGGCTGGTTCAGCCAGAAACAACTCGTCCGCGGCCTGACGTTCGGCGCGGTGAAGTAG
- the cyaA_3 gene encoding Adenylate cyclase 1, which yields MDPGRRAPDFGAGADTGPHSGPHSGPHSGPDTGRDAGKDRFSFPLKPTILLVVMAVTVPVLLAIIQINYKSTDRVVRAHAFKLVEQFRAETIEDIAAEFTALTAQIATSAELGHQDPSFYSDDRALGYLFRELQYSKTALNVYVGLEDGSFRQARRLHDTSVPIEGTLPPEGAEYAYRLLEPAPGQPVMDRYVFLSPDQQKLGEVSAESDYDPRQRAWYRQAVAAGTTMMTDPELFWAFGLVGFTVAAPFSADGELKGVVAVDVTLDNFSDYLAQNPLSPNSVSYLLDGRGNVLAASDGSAAFGEANQDVELPHVTDVGNRLVALAYANRPQDRDIDVYPYSEGDEDYIVGLSDFQGSVGKPWRLMVLTPLTDFTSDLVQNNRQMVILGLAAVVIQMIVIYLAASLVASPLKRLSAKVQKIQALEPADGIPVVHSRVREIVVLSKAIETLDIAVQAFARFVPVGLVRQLLMSDQRLDIGGQSKFLTIFFSDMEGFSSLAERIASRELLQRISTMLELVSRCVHEESGTIDKFVGDGVMAFWGAPASLDDHAWHACVAALRIQHMLDRMNATWRDEEAPEMRLRVGIHSDAVLVGNVGSKERMSYTVLGDGVNIAARLEALNKEYGTLICISHDTFREAGDRLCVRPIDEVSVKGRRAKFTVYELLGAYAAGRDMEPTAEDLEIARITRFAFDALVAGDRVTALARYREVLALRPDDPVARVHADRISADAPKLVSEVSNERP from the coding sequence ATGGACCCGGGCCGCCGCGCGCCCGATTTCGGGGCCGGGGCCGATACTGGTCCTCATTCTGGTCCTCATTCTGGTCCTCATTCTGGGCCTGATACTGGACGCGACGCCGGGAAGGACCGGTTTTCCTTTCCGCTGAAGCCCACGATCCTGCTGGTGGTCATGGCGGTGACCGTGCCGGTGCTGCTGGCCATCATCCAGATCAATTACAAGTCCACCGACCGGGTTGTGCGCGCCCATGCCTTCAAGCTGGTGGAACAGTTCCGCGCCGAGACGATCGAGGATATCGCCGCCGAGTTCACCGCACTGACCGCGCAGATCGCGACCTCGGCCGAACTGGGGCACCAGGACCCCAGTTTCTATTCCGACGATCGCGCGCTTGGCTACCTGTTCCGCGAACTGCAGTACAGCAAGACCGCGCTGAACGTTTATGTCGGGCTTGAAGACGGGTCCTTCCGGCAGGCGCGGCGTCTGCACGACACGTCCGTCCCGATCGAAGGCACGCTGCCGCCCGAGGGCGCTGAATACGCCTATCGCCTGCTGGAACCGGCGCCGGGACAGCCGGTGATGGACCGCTACGTCTTTCTGTCCCCAGATCAGCAGAAGCTGGGCGAGGTTTCCGCCGAAAGCGATTACGACCCGCGCCAGCGCGCCTGGTATCGCCAGGCGGTCGCGGCCGGCACGACCATGATGACCGACCCCGAACTGTTCTGGGCTTTCGGGTTGGTCGGCTTCACCGTCGCCGCCCCGTTCTCGGCGGATGGAGAGCTGAAGGGCGTCGTGGCCGTCGACGTGACGCTGGACAATTTCTCGGATTACCTGGCCCAGAACCCGCTGAGCCCCAACAGCGTCAGTTACCTGCTGGACGGGCGGGGCAATGTTCTGGCCGCTTCCGACGGGTCGGCGGCCTTTGGCGAAGCCAACCAGGACGTCGAGCTGCCCCATGTCACCGATGTCGGCAATCGTCTGGTGGCGCTGGCCTATGCCAACCGGCCGCAGGACCGCGACATCGACGTCTATCCCTATTCCGAAGGCGACGAGGACTACATCGTCGGCCTGTCCGATTTCCAGGGCTCCGTGGGCAAGCCCTGGCGGCTGATGGTGCTGACGCCGCTGACCGATTTCACGTCCGACCTGGTCCAGAACAACCGCCAGATGGTGATCCTTGGCCTGGCCGCGGTGGTCATCCAGATGATCGTCATCTACCTGGCGGCCAGCCTCGTCGCCTCGCCGCTGAAGCGGCTGTCGGCCAAGGTGCAGAAGATCCAGGCGCTGGAGCCCGCCGACGGCATCCCGGTGGTGCATTCTCGCGTGCGCGAGATCGTCGTGCTGTCGAAGGCGATCGAGACGCTGGATATCGCCGTTCAGGCCTTTGCCCGGTTCGTCCCCGTCGGCCTGGTGCGTCAGTTGCTGATGTCGGACCAACGGCTGGACATCGGCGGGCAAAGCAAGTTCCTGACGATCTTCTTTTCCGACATGGAAGGGTTTTCGTCGCTGGCCGAACGCATCGCCTCGCGCGAATTGCTGCAGCGGATATCGACCATGCTGGAACTGGTGTCGCGCTGCGTGCACGAGGAAAGCGGCACGATCGACAAGTTCGTGGGCGACGGGGTGATGGCCTTCTGGGGGGCGCCGGCGTCGCTGGACGATCATGCCTGGCATGCCTGTGTCGCCGCGCTGCGGATCCAGCACATGCTGGACCGGATGAACGCCACCTGGCGCGATGAAGAGGCGCCCGAGATGCGGCTGAGGGTGGGGATCCATTCCGACGCCGTGCTGGTGGGCAACGTCGGGTCCAAGGAACGGATGAGCTACACGGTCCTGGGCGACGGCGTGAACATCGCGGCCCGTCTGGAAGCGCTGAACAAGGAATACGGGACGCTGATCTGCATCAGCCACGACACCTTCCGCGAGGCCGGCGACCGGCTGTGCGTGCGTCCCATCGACGAGGTGTCCGTAAAGGGCCGCCGGGCCAAGTTCACTGTCTACGAACTGCTGGGCGCCTACGCGGCCGGGCGCGACATGGAACCGACGGCCGAGGATCTCGAGATCGCGCGCATCACCCGGTTCGCCTTTGATGCGCTGGTGGCGGGCGACCGGGTGACCGCGCTGGCCCGCTACCGCGAGGTCCTGGCGCTGCGCCCCGACGATCCGGTCGCCCGGGTCCATGCCGATCGCATTTCCGCCGACGCCCCCAAGCTGGTCAGCGAGGTTTCCAATGAACGCCCATGA
- the kdgK_1 gene encoding 2-dehydro-3-deoxygluconokinase — protein MKKIVVIGEILVEIMADTQGRGFLAPQALTGPFPSGAPAIFASQAARMGQPVAIVSAVGDDDFGRVNLDRLTGDGVDVSGVYIDPDRPTGTAFVRYRADGARDFVFNIRHSACGTLHVTDAVSALIDSVDHVHIMGSSLSSAEFVDLNLQAGEKVRARGGTVSFDPNLRKEILTAPGMADAMVRILAMTDLYLPSGDELTLLTQFKDQAGAIDELLGGGIKAIVHKNGAQGATYHDADQTIAAQAFQVGEIDPTGAGDCFGGTFTTLWLRGAAPEEALRLAMASGALAVTRRGPMEGAADRATLDAFLRTQEPA, from the coding sequence ATGAAGAAGATCGTCGTCATCGGGGAAATCCTCGTGGAGATCATGGCCGACACGCAAGGGCGGGGGTTCCTTGCGCCACAGGCCCTGACCGGGCCCTTTCCATCGGGCGCGCCTGCGATCTTTGCCAGCCAGGCCGCGCGGATGGGCCAGCCCGTCGCCATCGTCTCGGCCGTGGGGGACGACGATTTCGGGCGGGTGAACCTGGACCGGCTGACCGGGGATGGCGTGGATGTCTCGGGCGTCTACATCGACCCGGACCGGCCCACCGGCACCGCCTTTGTCCGCTACCGCGCGGATGGCGCGCGGGATTTCGTTTTCAACATACGCCACAGTGCGTGCGGCACCCTGCATGTGACCGATGCGGTCAGCGCCCTGATCGACAGTGTCGATCACGTGCACATCATGGGATCGTCGCTGTCCTCCGCCGAATTCGTCGACCTGAACCTGCAGGCCGGCGAAAAGGTGCGCGCGCGGGGCGGCACCGTGTCCTTCGACCCGAACCTGCGCAAGGAGATCCTGACCGCCCCCGGCATGGCCGACGCCATGGTGCGGATCCTGGCGATGACCGATCTATACCTGCCCAGCGGCGATGAGCTGACCCTGCTGACCCAGTTCAAGGACCAGGCCGGCGCCATCGACGAACTGCTGGGCGGCGGCATCAAGGCGATCGTCCACAAGAACGGGGCGCAGGGCGCCACCTATCACGACGCCGACCAGACCATCGCCGCCCAAGCCTTTCAGGTCGGGGAAATCGATCCAACCGGCGCAGGCGACTGTTTCGGCGGCACCTTCACAACGCTCTGGCTGCGCGGCGCCGCCCCCGAGGAGGCGCTGCGCCTTGCCATGGCCAGCGGCGCGCTGGCCGTCACCCGGCGCGGCCCCATGGAAGGCGCCGCCGACCGCGCCACGCTCGACGCCTTTCTTCGCACGCAGGAGCCCGCATGA
- the sugA_2 gene encoding Trehalose transport system permease protein SugA, which yields MATKASRSAARLMISPAVLLLLGWMIIPLSMTLYFSFLRYNLLMPGDNPFVGWENYYWFVTDPSFKAAMLNTLLLVAGVLLITVVGGILFALLLDQPMWGQGIIRIMVIAPFFVMPTVSGLVWKNMFMNPVNGIFGHIAKGLGMQPIDFFSQIPLLSIILIVSWQWLPFATLILLTALQSLDQEQLEAAEMDGASWPARFFYIMLPHLARAITVVILIQTIFLLSIFAEILVTTNGGPGVSTTNLTYLIYVSSLLQYDVGMGSAGGVIAIILANIVAIFLMRMIGKNLDA from the coding sequence ATGGCGACCAAAGCTTCGCGTTCCGCCGCAAGGCTGATGATTTCGCCCGCCGTGCTACTGTTGCTCGGCTGGATGATCATCCCGCTTTCGATGACGCTGTATTTTTCGTTCCTGCGTTACAACCTGTTGATGCCAGGCGACAATCCCTTTGTCGGGTGGGAGAACTATTACTGGTTCGTCACCGACCCCAGCTTCAAGGCGGCGATGCTGAACACGCTGCTGCTGGTGGCGGGTGTCCTGCTGATCACGGTGGTGGGGGGTATCCTGTTCGCCCTGCTGCTGGATCAGCCGATGTGGGGCCAGGGGATCATCCGGATCATGGTGATCGCACCGTTCTTCGTGATGCCGACGGTGTCGGGGCTGGTGTGGAAGAACATGTTCATGAACCCGGTCAACGGGATCTTCGGGCATATCGCCAAGGGCCTGGGGATGCAGCCCATAGACTTCTTCAGCCAGATCCCCCTGTTGTCGATCATCCTGATCGTCAGCTGGCAATGGCTGCCCTTTGCCACGCTGATCCTGCTGACGGCGCTTCAGTCGCTGGACCAGGAACAGCTGGAGGCCGCCGAGATGGACGGCGCCAGCTGGCCGGCGCGGTTCTTCTACATCATGCTGCCGCACCTGGCGCGCGCGATCACCGTGGTGATCCTGATCCAGACGATCTTTCTTTTGTCGATCTTCGCCGAAATCCTGGTGACCACCAATGGCGGTCCGGGCGTGTCGACGACCAACCTGACCTACCTGATCTATGTCTCGTCGCTGCTGCAATACGACGTGGGCATGGGATCCGCCGGGGGCGTGATCGCCATCATCCTGGCCAATATCGTCGCGATCTTCCTGATGCGGATGATCGGCAAGAACCTGGACGCGTGA
- the kbaZ gene encoding D-tagatose-1,6-bisphosphate aldolase subunit KbaZ, with amino-acid sequence MTHPLLAIPEAYRRGDHLGITSVCSAHPIVIEAALGLARDRGKTVLIEATCNQVNQDGGYTGMTPADFRAFVEGIADKVGFDKAGIVLGGDHLGPNPWKHLPADQAMDKACAMIAAYAEAGFTKLHLDTSMGCDGEPDALKDEDTAARAARLAEVAERHKGALDPVYVIGTEVPVPGGATHDLDQLELTAPDAVAATHDVHRWAFAARGLAGAFDRVIALVVQPGVEFGHTDVVHFDAQKAAPLSATLQAYPGIVFEAHSTDYQGAAGLRDLVSGGFAILKVGPWLTFALREALYALDGLADVLEGHVPEGRLMATMEAVMQEAPGNWQRYYHGAEPDLWLQRHFSFSDRIRYYWPSDRASHAVEALLDRIVTRPIPGPVRSQFFPRYGVGDAPMCGRDLLIAAVRDVLELYDGAVSPD; translated from the coding sequence ATGACCCATCCGCTGCTTGCCATTCCCGAAGCCTATCGCCGGGGCGACCACCTGGGCATCACCTCGGTCTGTTCGGCCCATCCGATCGTCATCGAGGCGGCGCTGGGGCTGGCGCGCGACCGGGGCAAGACCGTGCTGATCGAGGCGACCTGCAACCAGGTGAACCAGGACGGCGGCTATACCGGCATGACGCCGGCGGACTTCCGGGCCTTTGTCGAGGGCATCGCCGACAAGGTCGGCTTTGACAAGGCGGGCATCGTTCTGGGCGGCGATCACCTGGGGCCGAACCCGTGGAAGCACCTGCCGGCGGACCAGGCCATGGACAAGGCCTGCGCCATGATCGCGGCCTATGCCGAGGCCGGGTTTACCAAGTTGCACCTGGACACGTCGATGGGGTGCGACGGCGAACCGGACGCGCTGAAGGACGAGGACACCGCCGCCCGTGCCGCCCGCCTGGCCGAGGTGGCCGAACGGCACAAGGGCGCCTTGGACCCGGTCTACGTGATCGGGACCGAAGTGCCGGTGCCCGGTGGCGCGACCCATGACCTGGACCAGTTGGAGTTGACCGCGCCCGACGCCGTGGCCGCGACCCATGACGTGCACCGATGGGCCTTCGCGGCGCGTGGGCTGGCAGGGGCGTTCGACCGGGTCATCGCCCTGGTCGTCCAGCCCGGCGTGGAATTCGGCCACACCGACGTCGTGCATTTCGACGCGCAGAAAGCCGCGCCGCTGTCCGCCACGCTGCAGGCCTATCCCGGCATCGTCTTCGAGGCCCATTCGACCGATTACCAGGGCGCGGCGGGCCTGCGGGACCTGGTCAGCGGCGGTTTTGCCATCCTCAAGGTCGGCCCCTGGCTGACGTTCGCCCTGCGCGAGGCGCTGTATGCGCTGGACGGGCTGGCCGACGTGCTGGAGGGGCATGTGCCCGAGGGCCGTCTGATGGCGACGATGGAGGCGGTGATGCAGGAGGCGCCGGGCAATTGGCAGCGGTATTACCACGGCGCCGAACCCGATCTGTGGCTGCAGCGCCATTTCAGCTTTTCGGACCGCATTCGGTATTACTGGCCGTCGGACCGGGCCAGCCACGCGGTCGAAGCCCTTCTGGACCGCATCGTGACAAGGCCGATCCCCGGCCCGGTGCGCAGCCAGTTCTTCCCAAGGTACGGCGTGGGCGATGCCCCGATGTGCGGCCGCGACCTTCTGATCGCCGCCGTCCGCGACGTGCTCGAACTTTACGACGGCGCGGTGTCGCCCGACTGA
- a CDS encoding putative methyltransferase, whose product MNAHDMPKAAAFRPSAYSAVVLRQLLALRDRLPGARVLDIGCGSGVLLAGAARLGATSLCGIDIEPAAADETARLLGTLDEEVAIETWQGSLYDPVAGRRFDVILANLPHFPMDTASVEDRLSTWSCGGDNGRRLLDPVIAGIGEHLEPDGFALVAHNAFVGLDQTLDYAATHGLKAQVVDGILTPIAPEKLLHMTPQVLAREAGRTIHDFGGHIFADVAVVLIEPAGSAR is encoded by the coding sequence ATGAACGCCCATGACATGCCCAAGGCCGCGGCCTTCCGGCCAAGCGCCTATTCGGCCGTGGTCCTGCGCCAGCTGCTGGCCCTGCGCGACCGCCTGCCGGGCGCCCGGGTCCTGGATATCGGCTGCGGCAGCGGCGTGTTGCTGGCCGGCGCCGCGCGGCTGGGCGCCACGTCGCTGTGCGGCATCGACATCGAACCGGCGGCGGCCGACGAAACCGCGCGGCTGCTGGGAACACTGGACGAAGAGGTCGCGATCGAAACCTGGCAGGGCAGCCTGTACGACCCCGTCGCCGGGCGCCGGTTCGACGTGATCCTGGCCAACCTGCCGCATTTCCCGATGGACACCGCCTCGGTCGAGGATCGCCTGTCGACCTGGTCCTGTGGCGGCGACAACGGGCGCCGGTTGCTGGATCCGGTCATTGCCGGCATCGGCGAGCACCTTGAACCGGACGGATTTGCGCTGGTCGCCCACAACGCCTTTGTCGGACTGGATCAGACGCTGGACTATGCGGCGACGCATGGTCTGAAAGCGCAGGTCGTCGACGGCATCCTGACCCCCATCGCGCCGGAAAAGCTGCTGCACATGACGCCCCAGGTGCTGGCCCGCGAAGCCGGCAGGACGATCCACGATTTCGGTGGCCATATCTTCGCCGACGTGGCCGTGGTGCTGATCGAACCGGCCGGATCCGCAAGGTGA
- a CDS encoding putative ABC transporter-binding protein precursor produces the protein MKLKTALFGASVLVSVSAVAAWAEELTIATVNNSDMIIMQELAPKFEEATGNTLNWVVLEENVLRQRVTTDIATNGGSFDIVTIGAYEAPIWGKQGWLAPLDDLGDDYNYDDIFEPVRNGLSADGKLYAVPFYAESSFTFYRTDLFEKAGIEVPDEQITYDQFEEMVAKLNDPDNGIFGTCQRGKAGWGENMAFVGPLVNAFGGRWFDMDWNPTIDSPEWNAAITYYVDLMTKYGPPGATANGHNENRALFADGKCATWVDATSAAGYIYNPDESSVADKTGFFQAPKEVTDKGTGWFWAWALAVPASSKKVDVAKEFLAWATSEEYINLVGETKGWVAAPPGTRKSTYQNEAYLEAAPFAQTVEKSILAANPADATKDPVPYTGVQFVAIPEFQGIGNYVGQQISAALAGQQTVDQALANSQKFAVREMTKAGYIK, from the coding sequence ATGAAACTGAAGACAGCCCTGTTCGGCGCGTCCGTTCTGGTCTCGGTCTCGGCCGTGGCCGCCTGGGCCGAAGAGCTGACCATCGCGACGGTGAACAATTCCGACATGATCATCATGCAGGAACTGGCGCCGAAATTCGAGGAAGCCACCGGCAACACGCTCAACTGGGTCGTTCTGGAGGAGAACGTCCTGCGCCAGCGTGTGACCACCGACATCGCCACAAACGGCGGGTCCTTCGACATCGTCACCATCGGCGCCTACGAAGCCCCGATCTGGGGCAAGCAGGGCTGGCTGGCCCCGCTTGACGACCTGGGCGACGATTACAATTACGACGACATCTTCGAACCGGTCCGCAATGGCCTGTCGGCCGACGGCAAGCTTTACGCGGTGCCGTTCTATGCCGAAAGTTCGTTCACCTTCTACCGCACCGACCTGTTCGAAAAGGCCGGCATCGAGGTTCCCGACGAACAGATCACCTATGACCAGTTCGAGGAAATGGTCGCCAAGCTGAACGATCCCGACAATGGCATCTTCGGCACCTGCCAGCGCGGCAAGGCCGGCTGGGGCGAGAACATGGCCTTTGTCGGCCCGCTGGTGAACGCATTCGGCGGCCGCTGGTTCGATATGGACTGGAACCCGACGATCGACAGCCCCGAATGGAACGCGGCGATCACCTATTACGTCGACCTGATGACGAAATACGGGCCTCCGGGCGCCACCGCCAACGGCCACAACGAGAACCGCGCGCTGTTTGCCGACGGCAAGTGCGCCACCTGGGTCGATGCGACATCCGCGGCGGGCTATATCTACAACCCCGATGAATCCTCGGTCGCCGACAAGACCGGATTCTTCCAGGCGCCGAAGGAAGTGACCGACAAGGGCACCGGCTGGTTCTGGGCCTGGGCGCTGGCCGTCCCGGCAAGTTCCAAGAAGGTCGACGTCGCCAAGGAGTTCCTGGCCTGGGCCACCTCCGAAGAATACATCAACCTGGTGGGCGAGACCAAGGGCTGGGTCGCCGCACCTCCCGGCACGCGCAAGTCGACCTACCAGAACGAGGCCTACCTGGAAGCCGCGCCCTTCGCCCAGACGGTCGAGAAATCGATCCTGGCCGCGAACCCGGCGGATGCCACGAAGGATCCGGTGCCCTACACCGGCGTCCAGTTCGTCGCGATCCCGGAATTCCAGGGTATCGGCAACTACGTCGGCCAGCAGATCTCGGCCGCGCTGGCCGGACAGCAGACCGTGGATCAGGCCCTGGCCAACAGCCAGAAGTTCGCCGTGCGCGAAATGACCAAGGCCGGATACATCAAGTAA